The Methanothermobacter sp. sequence CCGCGGCAAATGGAGCAATAGAACTATGCATACAAGGAGGCCTACACCCCGACGTGGACACATACTTCTATGAGGATATTTTAAGGGCCATAAAATCCGAGCTCCCAAAAATACACGTCCACGCATTCTCACCAATGGAAATATATTATGGATCAAAAAGTGCGGAACTTTCGATAGAGGAAACTCTAAGGATACTTAAGAAGGCAGGATTAGATTCTATGCCAGGAACGGCAGCTGAAATCCTAGATGATAATATTCGACGTGTTATCTGTCCAAAAAAGCTCAATACGAGAGAATGGATTGAAGTGATAGAAACTGCCCATAAAACAGGCATCCCTACAACCTCAACCATCATGTATGGTCATATAGATGAAGCTGAAGAAAGGATAAAACACCTTGAAATTCTGAGATCTATCCAAGAGCGTACAGGCGGATTCACAGAATTCGTACCATTACCTTTCATGCACAAAAATACAAGAATATACCATAATGGGCTTGCGAAGGCTGGGAGTACTGGGACGGAAGACTTGAAACTTTATGCTATTGCAAGATTAATGTTCAGAGATCTTATAAAGAATATACAAGCATCATGGGTTAAACTAGGATTCAAATTCGCACAAATGTGCTTATTGGCAGGGGCAAATGATCTCGGCGGGACACTCGGCGAAGAGAACATTTCAAGATCGGCTGGGGCGTCATACGGCGTTAGCGCGGAAGTTGAAGAAATGAAAAGAGTTATAATAGATATTGGTAGAACACCCGCTATGAGGGACACACTCTATAGAAGAATACAACCAGTCACTCAACCCTATCTATGATTATCCTGTCACCTTCCTCCACTTCTTGGAAGATTTCAAGGTTTTCTATGATCTTACCTATATGGTTAACCTCAGAATAAGGTTGACTTGACCCGAAAAAAATACAGAAGGCATAACCTGGAGGCCAATAAGATATATCACCCATAGTAGCTGTTTTGGACGGATTCTCATATTCTATGGTCAATGGTATGTCAAAGTAGACCTCTTCAAGCCATATGAGGGCTCTGCCCTCCAATGGCAGATTATCATAGATAATCCGGGCCGTTTTAGGGTTTCTATCATCCAATTCTCCAATCGCATGACCTTTCCCTTCGACTTCTATCTTGATCCTCATCTTTCATACCCTCCTGGGAACCCTTTCTAAATTTGGGGGGGTTTCTCACTTTAAAACTCTTTTTAGATTTATTTGACCTTTTAGCTTCTGAAGGGCTAACCCTTGGGAAGTGTGTTGCCGCCAACCAGCTTAAATTAATGGGGGGACATTGAAAATCGCCTACAGGATCCTTTTATCGGGAAGTTTAGTTAAACTTTCCCATTCTTTGATTATTTGAACGCCACTTGAGGTTCCTATTCGATCAGCTCCAGCCTCTATCATGGCAAGTGCGGTTTTAAGATCTCTTATACCACCAGAGGCTTTAACGCCCATACTTTTCCCTACCACAGATCTCATCAGCTTCACATCTTCTAAAGTGGCTCCTTTAAGGTTGCAATAAGAAGTTGATGTTTTAACATAATCCGCACCGGCTTTTTTACTTATTTTGCAAGCTAGTATTTTTTCTTTTTCTGTTAGATATGCTGTTTCTATTATGACCTTGACTATATTGTCTTCGGCGACTTCAACCACTCCTTTTATATCCTCGGTGACAAGGTCTAGTTCTCCGGATTTTAGCGCCCCTATATTTATAACCATGTCCAATTCACTGGCCCCATCTTTTATAGCCTCTTTGGCTTCAAAGGCTTTTACTCTTGGGGTGGTGCTGCCTGTTGGGAATCCTATAACAGAACCTACTTTTACTGGTGTGCCATTGAGTATTTTGGATGCTAATCTGACATTAGTTGGGGTTACCATTACACAGCCAAACCGGTAATGGGCAGCCTCCTTACATAATCTTATTATGTCATCTGTTTTTGCATCAGCTTTTACATTTGTATGATCTATGAGACGTGCAAAACTTTCTTTTTCCATATTATCCGCTCATTTTAACATTTTTGCCATGTATGGGCCCTCTTTTCCGTACCCAAGCCTTCTGTAATAATTTCTTACCCCTATTCCGCTTGTGATTAATATTTTTTCTTTGTTGTTTTTGAGGGCTAATTCTTCTGCCCAGGATAATAGTTTCTCTCCATATCCTGAATGTTGTCCAATGCCCTCTCCCGGTTCGCCAAGGGGGAGCATGGGCCCGTAGACATGTAATTCTCTTACTAGGGCCGTTTTTTCGTTAATTTCTTTTCGGTGGGCTTTCTTGGATGGTAGTCTTAGTCTGAGGAATCCGATGAGAATATTATTTTCAGGGTCTTCGTAGGATAGGAAGAATTCTTTTCCACCTGTTGCTTTGTAGACTTCTTTTAGGGGTTTTATGTTGTCTGGGTTTATATTGGCACCCTCTGATAGTCTGTGTCCTATTTCTCTGCATCTTATGCATTGGCATTGTATGCCTTCTTCTTTGAGTTTCTTGTAGACTATTTCTCCAAGGTTTGATTTTTTAACCCCATCAACGATTAGGTGTGATGGTATATCACGTTGTATTCTCATTGTACGAACCCATTTTGGTAGCATTTTCTTTATTTGGACGATTAATTCAGCCGCTTCTTCTGTATTATATGGTTTGTATTCTCCTTTTTTCCATAACTGATATAGTTGGCTGTTCTTTGTAACTAGGCATGGGTATATTTTTATCATGTCGGGTTTGAAGGATGGGTCTGAGAACAGTCTTTTGAAGATTCTAAGATCCTTTTCGAAGTCTGCGAATAAGCCTGGCATGAGATGCATTGCGACTTTGATCCCTGAATCTCTCAAGATTCTGTTAGATTCTATAACATCCTGGATGTTATGGCCTCTTTTTATTCTCTGGTATATGTGGTTGTATATTGTTTGGACTCCGAGTTCTACTCTTGTGACTCCAAATGATAGCATCCTATCTACGTCTTCTTCTTTGCAGTAGTCGGGTCTTGTTTCGAATGTTAGGCCGACGCATCTTATTGGTGCTTTTTCGTTGGCTGATTGGACCTCTTTTAGGGGTATGTGATCGTTATATTTTGGTAGTTTTATTTTGAGGTTTTTGATCTTGGCTCCGAAGTCTATCATTGCCTTTAGGCATTGTGTTATGAACCATTCCTGGTAGCATAGTGTCTGGGATGGGAATGTGCCCCCCATTATGATCAGTTCTACTTTATCTGTGGGGTGTCCTATGCTGTGGAGTTGCTTTAGTCTATTGTATACTTGGTGATATGGATGGAAATTGTACATTCTTGCTCTGAGTGCTGCTGGTTCTTCTCCTGTGTAACTTGGGGGTGCTTTTTCGCTTTCCGGACAATATAAGCACCTTCCATGGGGGCATGGATGAGGTTGGCACATTACGGCTACTATCGCAACCCCAGAGATTGTCCTTGTAGGTTTTTTTCTTAAAAGTTCTTCTATGATTTTTCTTTCTTTTTTTGTGGCATGTTTTAGTATTGTGGAGTTGCCTATGAATTTTTTAAGTTTGAAATCCTTACAAACTCTGCGTTTCAAATTTTCGAGTTCTTCTCTTGTCTTTACCCTTCCTTTGACTATTTCTTCTATTATTAAGCGACAGGCGCTTTCCATCCTCTGAATTTCCTCCTTCAGCTCTTTGTTCTTCTCATGATGTCAAGGGTTCTTATGAGGTCTGTTTTTGATATTATCCCGACGAGTTTGTTGTCTTTGAGGACTGGTAATCTTCCAAGGTCGTGGCTGGTTAACTTTTCCAAGGCTGTCATGGCATCATCATTGATATCTACTGTGATAACATCCCTTGTCATCACTTCTTGAATGGGGGTATCTTTTTCGGCGTTTGATAGGTCATGGAATGTTACTATACCTTTAAGTTTGCCATTCTCTGTTACAGGGTATCCCATGTGCTTGTATTTGAATACTGTTTTAAGGGCTTCTTCAACTGTTGAGGAAGGTTTAAGCGTGATAGGCTCTGGTGTCATTACATCACCTACTTTAACCCCTTCAAGTAATGATGATATGAATACTAGCCTGTATTCTTGTTCAGCGCCGATATAAATGAAAAGGGCTATTAATATGAGGAATAGGTTGAAGAATATTCCAGCCATTGCCATGAGCACGGCGAGAAACTTCCCAAGGTTCGCGGCGACTTCTGTTGAACGTAGATAGCTCATCTTCTCTGCTAATAACGCTCTTAATATTCTGCCACCATCCATTGGAAATGCTGGTATCAAGTTAAAGAATGCTAGCACTACATTTACTAGTATGAAATTGGCCATAAATTCTGTTATTGCCTGTGGGAATATTCTTGTGGATCCTATGCCATAGAGGGTGAATGCTATTATCAAGTTTGTTAGGGGTCCTGCGATGGATATTAAAAGTTCTTGGCGGGGTACGCGAGGTATTTCCTCCATCTTGGCAATACCACCTATGGGGAGTAGGAGTATTTTCTCTATTTTCACTCCGAAATGGCGTGCTACATATGAATGTGCCAATTCATGGATGACAACTGTCACAAAGACCAATGTTATAAGCACAGCAAGCTCTAATGAAATTAAATTTAAAAATGCCAAGAAGTATATGGAGATTATCAATATTAGGAATGAAAAATCTAATTCTATGGGTATACCGAAAATCTTGAATATTTTTATGGATGTTTTCATAGATTAAATTTTTATCCTATGAAAAAATATATATTCCTATTATAATAAGATATATTATCGTAGAGAGTTGGTGTTTTGATGTTGGTCTCTGAACTTTTAGGTAAAAAGGTTCTTGATAAAAACGCCCTAGAAGTGGGTAAGGTATCTGATATGGAGATAGACCTTAAGAAGGGGATGATAAATTCTGTGATCATATCGAAAGGAGAGTTATCCCTCAGGCCACAGACATTCATCGTAAATATCGACGAAATACAGAAAGTGGGTGATTATGTTATAATGGATATAGCCGTTGAGGAGGTTTCAGAGACTCCTAAGGAGGAACCGACTAAACTTTCACCTGAAAAGGAATAATAGAAATTTGGGGGGTATTATATTGGAGATAGTTGATGGGAGAGGAAAAACGATAACTGTAGGCTCTATTGTGAGATATACCGGTACCGGTACTACTGGGGAGGTTTCAGGGCTTAAAGTAGAGGATAATCAAGGATGGGCTAGGCTCGCCGACTCAGACCTATGGTATAATACTGAGTATCTTGAAGTGGTGGACAAAGCAGAGTTTGAAAGAAAAGAATCTGAAAAGAGGGAAAAGATAGAGAAGCATCTTAAGAAGCTTAAAAAGATGCGAGAGGATCTTGAAGAGGTTGACATGGGCTCAGAGGTCTGTGATGGTGGAGGTTAACTTTTCGAGTTTTTTCCTATTTTGGATCAGCTCCTCCACCCTACTTCAGATTCTTGAGTATAAAAATTGGGGGGTGTGAAATATTAATGGAACTAGATCACTTGGACTTGTAACATTAATCCTAGGAGTGCTGATATTGATTTTCCCATTGGCATCCATATTTACACTCAGCGTTCTTAGCGGAGTCGCCATCCTATTTATAGGATTATGGTTGTTCATTCTAGGGGCAAGAACATGGTCAATCAGCAAGGGACCTGGTATACTCTACCTGATACTGGGTATATTTGGCATAATCCTGGCAATTGCCATTATAGGTAACATCACATTATTCAGTGTTTTAACGGCATTCTGGATTTACCTTGTTGGTATAATCCTGATAATAGCAGGTATAGCAAGTTTATTTGCTAGGGAGGAGAAGTCAACTAGAATAGCCAGCTTAGCAGTGTGTATAATAGGGGTCATATATCTGGTAGTGGGGACATTCGCAAGGGATCCTATCTTCCTTGCTTGGTTAATCGGCTTAGCACTTGTCATTGATGGGATAGGGCTTCTCATATAACCTCAGGGTCTTGTACGCTGACGCAGAACCTGCAAAGAGCACCTGGAGTGTCCATTTGCTTTTCTTTAACAGGACAATAATAAACATTTTTTCTTTTTTTCACCATTAATCCACCTGGAAACCGGGTCCCAACAGGGTGTATCGGTTCTTCTCTTATGAATGTTGCATATACACTTATTATCCTTGCAATTTTCTGGAAACACTTCTCAGGCTTATCCTTGGCATTCTTGAGTTGCTCATCAAGAAATTCTATAAATTCAATTAATCTTTTAGTATTTACTGGTCTGTTATATTCTTTTTTATCCTTTTCATTTTTCACATCTCTCATCCTATTGAAAAAGGCCTTTGTAAATCTTTTAATAAACTCTTCCCGCTCCCGGGCTGACATATACTTAGTTTCTTCCCTTAGGTAGATTGTCGCATCCATTATATCTTTTATTGAAATCTTTGAAGCTTCCTTTTTAAGAATCTTTAAAAGATCTCTTTTGGTCAACTTTTTGGGGATGCTGGTCTTTTCAAGCATTTAAAGCCACCTTGGGGTCTTGGAATGCTACGCACATGTCACATGTTGCATTCTTGTTGTCTTCTTGTTTTTCTTTGACTGGACAGTAAAAAACGCCCTTCTTTTTCCTTACAATAAAACCTCCAGGAAATGGCGTCCCTATAGGATGAAAAGGCTCCTCTTTTACAAAAGTAAAATAGAGTACAGATATTATAAGAATTTTTGATGCTTGCATCTCAAATAAACGACGGACGCAGTATATAAATTTTGCAAGATCAATTTTCTCTTCACTATGGAAACTTTTACTTTTAAGATCCATGAGGGGGTCCATGAAACTTTGCGTATACAATTTTATATACCTTTCTCTTAGAGGCTTGTTAACATAACGACATTCTTGCCTTATAGAACTACAGAATTCTATCACTTCATCTATACCAATATCCTTTGCTATTGTCTTGAGAAGTCTAAAAAGCTGTGATTTTGTTAATTTATCTTTTTGCATATTTTTTAACAGCAGCTGCCATTCTGGGGCCAATTCCATCAATTTTCTGCAGTTCATCTTCACTCACGTTCTCTAGGTTATATCCAAATGTTTTCACAAGTCTGCGGGCTCTTATACGGCCTAGTCTTTTCACCCCTACAACGAGTGGTATTATATCCTCTTTAACGCCATAATATAAGCGTGCCATTAATATGTCAAGTGCATGTGAATGGTCATATACTCCTGTGACTTCACATATTTCCTTGAAGAATTTTATGAGTTGGGATGCTTCATATGCTGCTCTACGGGTTGAAGCAGCATATACATTAAAGAGGTTTTCGATCTCATATTCGCTTCTTTCGTTTATCCATTCTATTAGGGATGCTGCGGTGGCCTCAATGTTGCCCACATCCATGACGAATATACCATGTTCTTGGAGTTTTTCGCGGACACTATCCTTGCCTTTACTGGTTTTGAATGATATGATTGGCATGTCAGGGGTTTTGCATATTTCATAGATTAGTTTGTATGTGTCGATTTCGTCCATTTCAGTTGCGAGGTGGCGGAGTTTTATACTTGTTTCAACACTATAATTGGAATTGGCTATGAGGAGTCCGAATGGCGTGGCCCTTAAACCTGAAGGGGTTGGTTTTATTATCTCGTTTTTGATGAGGAATTTTATTGAAGAGTTTATTTCATGTTCAAGACTATCAGCAAAGATGCTCATGTTGGGATTTTTGGTAAGCTGGTGGCCATAGAATGTTTGTTTAAAGAATTGGATCAGATCGCTGGGGTTGTCTGATAATCCTGCTGCTACTTGTCCTATTATCTGGTGGTAGACTGCATCCTTGTTTTCTATGAGTTTTGAGTTGGTGGGTTCTATTTCACCATGTATGTAGTATTCTTCTAGTTGGTATGCTTCTTCTGGGTTTTTTGCTATGAGATATGAGTATCCTACTTGGTCGTATTGTGGTCTGCCGGCTCTCCCTGACATTTGTTCATAATCAAATACTGGTATCCATTTGGGTCCTTGTCGGGTCCATCTTGTGTAGTCCCTTATGATGACGGTCTGGGATGGTAGGTTAACACCGTACATTAGACTAGGCGTTGCTGTGATCATGTATAGGTTGCCGTTTCTGAATTCATCTTCTATTATCTCTCTTTGTTTGGTGAATAAGCCTGCGTGGTGGAATGCGACACCTTCCTTTATGCAATTTGCGAGTTTGAGGCAGGTGAATGTTGGTGGTGATCCGCTTTTTTTTGGGATTTCAAGTATTTTATCAGCGACTTCGTTAAATATTTCTTTGGCCTCTTTGGGGATGCTTTTTTGTATTTTTTGGGATACGAATGTTGCTAGGGCTTCTGTGAATCTTCTTGTTGATACGAATACGAGGATTTGGTTTTCGTCTTTGATTGCTTCTTGTAATATCTTAACTATGGCTTCGTTTTTTTCTCGGGCATTTAACATGTCGAGAGTTAGGACTTCCTTGTAGAGTGGGACTGGGCGATAATCATGTTGTATCACCTTCGCATTTAACCATGCTGCTATCTCCTCGAGGTTGCTGAGGGTTGCTGAGAGTGCTATTATCCTTATTCTAGGATTTAAGGACATTAGCCGGGTGATTGCACATTCTATTGTGGGTCCTCGTGTATATTCTCCTATCATATGGAATTCGTCTATTATTAGTAGGTCTATCTCGTTTATCGTGTTCCATGAGAAGCGTGTTAGTATGTCGAATGATTCAAACACCATGACTGCAAGGTCTGAAGATCTCGGGTCTTTACCCACGGTGATGCCGTGCTTTTCAAGTTTTTTGAATTCTTTAATTTTCTCGTTTTGGATGGATATGAGTGGGACCGTGTAGATGACTTTTCCACCTTCTAGTATTGTTTTTATAGCGGCCATGAGGCCTAGTAGTGTTTTTCCGCTTGCTGTTGGTATTGCTAGTATATAATTGTGTTGGTTTTCGAGGTAGCCTTGTTTGATTGCTGCCTTTTGTGCAGGGTTTAGTTTTTCTATGGATGGGTAACAGTCTTTTATTATTTCCATAATGGCCTTTTTGGTGTTCATTTTTGTTCACTTTTCTTTTTTTCCACTACTTTTATATTTGATATCCTTGTATGTGGGTATTGACCTTTTTCGTCTTTTTCGAGGCTTTTTACCATATCCCATATTGTTAGAAGTGCTACGCTCACTCCTGTGAGGGCTTCCATTTCCACTCCGGTTTTGCCGTTGCATTTTACTGTTACCTTCACGGTTATTTTGTCGTCTAGGATTTTGAATTTCAATTTTGTGCTTGTTATGGGTAGTGGATGACATAATGGTATTATGTTCCATGTGTTTTTGATGGCGTTTATAGCAGCTATCTGGGCTGTTGCGAGCACGTTACCCTTTTCTATCCTCTTTTCTTTGATTAATTTTATCGTGTCTTCTTTGAGGCGTATTTCTCCTTCTGCAGTGGCTGTTCTTCTGGTTATGGGTTTGGAGGTCACGTCAACCATGTGGATGGATTCTTCATGCGTATGGGTTAATTTCATTATGATCACTAGTATGGGGTTTTTATGGTTGAAAATTTAGCAGCCTTTTTTAATCCATTTTTTCCTAGGCGTTTTCTCCCTTTTTCATCTGAAAGTAGTTTGTCTATTGCATCTGCTAGTTCTTTGGGGTTTTTGGGTTCTATGAGGATCCCCACACTTTCGTCCACTATTTCGGGTATGCCTCCAACTTTTGTGGCTATTATTGGTTTGGCCATTGCCATGGCTTCTAATAATACTATGGGGATTCCTTCAGAGACTGATGGTAGGACTATTATGTCTGCGGCGGCCATTATGTTATTTATATCTGTTCTGGGTCCTGTGAATATAACATCTTTGATGTTCTCTTTTTCGACTATATTTTTTAGTTTTTCTAACAGGGGTCCTCCACCTACTATCACTAACTTTGAGTCTCTTTTTAGGAGTTTTTTTGCTTTTAGTAGGTATTCAACACCTTTTTGTGGCACTAGATTACCTACGAATAGTATGATTGGTTTTTTTGTCCCTATTTCTTCTCTGAATGAGGTTTTAATTTGAGGGTTGAATATCTTTGTATCTACCATGTTATAAGTGACGATTATCTTCTTTTGGGGTATTCCTAGTTCCATGACTTTTTCAGCTAATTTTTTGCTTATAACAAGGACCTTTGAGGCTTTTTTGAGTATTAGTTTGATGATTGGTCTTAGTATGCTTTTGGAGGATAATATGAGGGCGTCTGATCCATGTACGGTTACGTAGTATGGTTTTTTTGTTATGATGGATCCTATTAGTGCTATGAGGCCTGGGGGGATTATATAGTGGGCGTGTATAATGTCGATGTTTTCTTTTCTGATTATTTTGATTAGTTTCTGTGTGGCTGTGAGTGTGAATATTAGCCCTCTTAGGCCTTTTATGTTTATTGTTGGGGCGGATGAGACTTTTATATTGTTTTTGTCCTCTATTTTTTCATGTGGGTATGTTAGGACGTTTATGTGGTATCCTTTTTCTTTTAGTTGTTTTGCTAGGTTGTAGGTGTGTGATGCTACTCCTCCGAGGTGTGGTGGGAATTTACCTATCATGATGACCTTTTTCAATGGACTTCCTCCTAGTTGAAGGTGTGATTTGGTTTTGTTTTAAAATTGGTGTTGAGTATTCTGCCCTTTAGGTTGAAGATTAGCACATCGAAATCCATAGGGTAGTTTTCTTTGCATTTTTTTCGTATTGATGATGCTATGCTATCGAATACTGGTTGTGTTAGTCCTGCTTCGTCTAATTCGGTTATCATTCTTTCTACTGTCCTTTTATTGAAAATTTTGACTAAAAGGCGTCTTGGGGCGCCGTTTAGTGCTGCATGGGCTGTTATTATTTCACGTCTTCCATCCGCCACACTGTTTTTTGTGTTGAATATCCCGGCGCTTATTTTTATGAGTTTACCTGCATGGCCTAGGAGTATGATCTTTTTAAAGCGTTTTTTAGCGGCTATTTTTAGCATGTATCCTGGGAAGTTGCCCATTTGTATTATTCTGTCTTCTTCAATGTTTTTGAAGTATTTTTTAGCTATTTTTTCTCCTATGTTACCTGGTACGAATACTATTTCCTTCCATCCTCTAGAGGCTGCTATGTTTATTTGGCATGCTAATGACTTTTTATATGCTTTTGAGGACATTGGACGTGCGATACCTGTTGTTCCAAGTATTGATATGCCCTCTTCTATTCCTAATCTGGGATTCATTGTTTTTTTAGCGATTTTCTTTCCCTTTGGTACTGATATTTTTACGGTAGCCCCTTCTCCTGGGGATAAGTATTTTTTTATATTTTCTTTTATCATCTTTTTTGGGGTGGGGTTAATTGCAGGTTCTCCAGGGGGGACTGGGAGTCCTGGTTTTGTCACTTTACCTACGCCCTCACCCCCTTTGATGGTAATCTTTGAGGAGTTATTTAATTGGACTGTTGCGATTATATCTATGTTCACTGTTACATCAGGGTCATTGTATGGTTTTTTTATGACTGATGCTCTTGCTTTATTCTCTGAAAGTTTTTCCACGCTTTTAATGTCTACTTTTAATTTGCCGTAGGGAGCGTCTACAGTAACCTTTTTGATATTGTTTTCGCCTTTTAAATGTAAAATAGAAGCAACTGCCGCTGCTGTGGCGGCAGTGCCTGTTGTTATACTGAAATTTTGGCTCTTTTTATTCATTAAAATCTTAAAAAGAAGATTCTTCCAATTCTTCCTTTATGGCTTCTATAAGCTCCTCTTTACTAGGAGCTCCTATAAATTTCAGGATACCATTCATGGCTATCGCTGGCACGGCCATTAAACCATATTCAATTGCTCTTTCTCTGTCAACCATCACATCTATTTGTTCAACTTCTATGGCATCACCAAATTCTTTTTTAGCCTCTTCAACCACTTCTAGTGCCATTGGACAATATGGGCATGTGGGTGATGTGAACACTTCAATCTTGACTACCATAAATATTAACCTCCATTTATCCTTTTTAAATTCTTGTTTCAATAAATACTTATCCCTTCAATAAGAGGATGCGACTATCAATCGCCATCAAAAAAAGTAAAAGGGTTATCATCCTCAAATGAACACAAGCGAATCCTATACACTAAAACGACAAATTTTCATCCTCATAAGTTAAGCGTTCCAACAAAAGGGCCTATTGATTTTAAAAAATAGGATTTTAAAAGCCCAACAATACAACAGTGATAATATAACTTAATAATCCCATAAGAATGAAAGAATCTGGAGTTTTCGGATGTTCATTAAAACTTTCGGGAAAAAATCCCACCCCAGATAATCTTTTTGAGCATTTTTCAAAGTTTAGAAAAAGCCTCCACTTACGGAGGTTGAAAAAATTTCATTCTTCTTAAAAAATATTATATAATATGAATAATAATGATAAATATTAGGGGGTGGAATGGTATAGTGAAAATAAAAGTTCGTTCACCCGGTTCGGCCACTATAATCAATGCTATCGCAACCGGTAAGGGTTCGGCCTTCGCTATCCAGCGCCATGTAACAGCAGAAGTTGAACTCATACCGGAAGGAATAAAATGTGTCTGTGAGGAGGACATCGACACGACCTTAATGAGAACATGCGCAAAATTAGTCCTTGAAAAATATAATATAACCAGCACCGGGTTAAAGATTAAAACCACATCTAACTTACCAGTAGCGTCAGGACTTTCAAGTAGCAGCGCAACCTCAAACGCAATAGTAATGGCCGCATCCAAGCTCATAGCAGAAGAATTTAGCCTAGAACCCCTTAAAAGATGGGAGATTCTCAATTTGGCTATTGATGCTTCCTTAAAAGCTGGGGTCACAATCACAGGAGCATTTGATGATGCCAGCGCTTCATTCTATGGTGGATTCACAATAACAGATAACCTTGAAAGGAAGATAATCAAAAGGGGACTCATGGAAAATCAAAAGATATTAATATATATGCCAAAGAGAAAATCCTTAACTGCAGAATCCAATGTTAAAAGGATGAAGATACTCGCACCCCTAGTAGAGATAGCTTTTAAAAAGGCCCTAGAAGGCGACCTATACAGGGCATTGACCTTAAATGGTATAATATACTGTGCAACACTAGGATTCAACCCAGAAGTTGCAGTGGACGCCCTAGAAGCGGGTGCGATCGCAGCAGGCTTATCAGGGACAGGACCAGCATTTGTCAGCATAACAAGAGAAGAAAAACAGGATGATATCATAGATGCATGGAGCTCCTATCCTGGGGATATAATCATAACAAGTGTTGACAACCAGGGCACACAGTTTAGGTGATCTCCAATGAGAAAATCAGAGGCCAGACAACTTTTAAAAAAATCCAGAGAAAAAATAGACCTTATAGACGAAAAAATATTAGAACTCATTTCTGAGAGAACCTCTTTGGCAAGGAATATAATAAAAGCAAAGATGGCTTTGAACATGGACATCTGGGATCCTGAAAGAGAAAAACAAATCGAAGAAAAGACGAGGAAAATCGCCAAAGAAAACAAAATCGATGAAGACAAACT is a genomic window containing:
- a CDS encoding chorismate mutase; this encodes MRKSEARQLLKKSREKIDLIDEKILELISERTSLARNIIKAKMALNMDIWDPEREKQIEEKTRKIAKENKIDEDKLIKIMRILTELNKMEQEQILRRK
- a CDS encoding shikimate kinase — translated: MKIKVRSPGSATIINAIATGKGSAFAIQRHVTAEVELIPEGIKCVCEEDIDTTLMRTCAKLVLEKYNITSTGLKIKTTSNLPVASGLSSSSATSNAIVMAASKLIAEEFSLEPLKRWEILNLAIDASLKAGVTITGAFDDASASFYGGFTITDNLERKIIKRGLMENQKILIYMPKRKSLTAESNVKRMKILAPLVEIAFKKALEGDLYRALTLNGIIYCATLGFNPEVAVDALEAGAIAAGLSGTGPAFVSITREEKQDDIIDAWSSYPGDIIITSVDNQGTQFR